AGGGAGGTGGGTCcggaccagaggaggaggaagaggactcTTCTGGATGTGGAACCGACTTCCAACCCTTTTTGGGTGCCTGGTTCCCCTTCAGCCCGGCTCTCTTCCCCTTGGCTGGCTTTCAGATGGGGGGTGGCCACTGGAGAAGTGCAACCATGGGAGCTGAGGGTATGGAGGGGCTAGTGGCCGAGGGCTACTCTCCTGGCTCTTTGGGCGGGGGCAGTGgagggagaaggaagaggaaaaggtGTGGGGAGTGTGTACCTTGTCGGCGTCAGACGAACTGCGAACAGTGCAGCAGCTGCCGCAATCGCAAGAGGGGACACCAGATCTGTAAATACAGAAAGTGtgaggagctgaagaggaagCCTGGAGGTCCTGGGTTTGACAGCAGAGTGTCCGGGTTTGATCTAAGGGGCTCCGACTTTACTTTGGGTCTGGCACAGGAGAGAAGCAACAGCGCCTTGGATGGATAGTAACGTATGAGGTGACAGCATTTGTCAGCGGTTCCTGGTTGGATGATTGTTGAGAAACTGcagtaaacaaaacacacaggacACCAAGAGCTCAGACTTTGATTCAAAGACCTTCAGATCATGTGTTTAGTGAAGAGCTGCAGCTCTGTATAAGAATGTCCACACTTGTTCCCATCCTTTCTTTTGACAATCAGcatggagaggagagaaagaaggataCCAGTGTGTGTCAATATTTAGACGACAACAAAAATGCTgtaaatagactgtaaatatctgGAAACATTATGTCTTTTTTACATCCCTGTCCAGTTTGGATTTATTCTGTTTcaacgtaaaaaaaaaggagccaaatgttttgtttcttacggggagttttgtttctcttgttCTGACGTAACTGCATCAGTAAGAAATGAATCTGATCGGCCAAGGCTAAATTATTTCATGTGCAACTTGTACTGTATAGCTCTGGATGCccttttgaaataaaagaaattgGCTGTGTACATTTGTCTACAGGCTGGGTTCATACTACAcctgtgttattgtgtgtgcgTTAGTGTGTGTccgtattattattattattattaattggGTGTATGTGTCTGTTAGCCTGCATATTTGTGgttgtacacatgtacacatgtatgtgtgagagtgtgaggtTGTGTGGATTATGAGTCACCTAATGGTGTGGCTGAGAGCCTTATCTCAaccccacagacacacacacacaaacacaccttggCAAGTCCACTCAAACACACCTCAcctgacatgcacacacaatcacaaacaccCTCTTTTCTATTCACACAATTTCCCTTTTATTCACAAGTATagatcataaacacacacacacacacacacacacacaaccactcctaataaacaaaatacacagCCAGCTGGACTGAGGCTACAGGGTGGGTTTTAGCTTGTTGCCGTAACGATGGCTGATGTGATAAGACCTTCTTCCACGGCGCCACACTCCAGGGGACCGCAGGGAAGACGTAACCATGGCAACGGCCGGCCCGAGGTGTCACGCTATAATTGGGCCACGGCTGCACTTCCTGTGTGCCTTCAGTCAGGGGGATCGCAgagggactgtgtgtgtgtgcgtgtgtgcgtgtgtgtgtgtgtgtgcgcacgcgcgtgcatgtgtgtgcgtgcatgcatcTGTGGGGGAGTGGgggttgtgtatgtgtgtgtgcgtgtttgtaaggcagatagagagagagagagaaaacgcAGCACGCCAGCCAACGCAGGACACTGCCAACTCATGGAGAAAGGCAGTGAGCTCCAACACCATGCAAGTCCAACACTCCCACTGAATGGAAAACACGCAGTCTTTTAGTTTCAGTCCACAGTCTAATGTTTCTTCATCTCCCAGACAAAGGGGGAATTTCAAATTCTTggatctgcagctttttttccccttctctccccctctcttcgGTGCCTTTCTAGTGATTTGGAGCTTAATCCCCCCTCCCTGTTCTTgtcacgcatgcacacacacacacacacacacacacacacttacacactcacacacacacacacacacacaccggaaaTC
This is a stretch of genomic DNA from Labrus bergylta chromosome 9, fLabBer1.1, whole genome shotgun sequence. It encodes these proteins:
- the LOC109998505 gene encoding CXXC-type zinc finger protein 5, producing the protein MSTAVDIAGPSSPDQARSSAKIPNEPLRPSLKRSHHPYSLSHYISTPSPPVDVKGLIQPSPAQQPTTQPAHTKPRRTPSWPDMWESPSGLHLAHAAELLMRAGLLALTPATTEQDGLGAQSNQPAKRDAAEAKGERGDGEGGGSGPEEEEEDSSGCGTDFQPFLGAWFPFSPALFPLAGFQMGGGHWRSATMGAEGMEGLVAEGYSPGSLGGGSGGRRKRKRCGECVPCRRQTNCEQCSSCRNRKRGHQICKYRKCEELKRKPGGPGFDSRVSGFDLRGSDFTLGLAQERSNSALDG